DNA from Acidobacteriota bacterium:
CCTTAACGATAGTCAGGTCGTCATACCCGTCGATGGTAGTGCCGACTTCCATGTCGAGCTGGCTGTTACTGGGACCATCAAAGGGGGCCACGCTCGGACAAATGTCCCCAGGTTCGCCGTTGGCGGTTGACGCCGGACAAGTTCCATTCTGGTAGTGGTGCATGGCGGAGCGGTTGATTCCGCCCCTGAGCTCATTAATGATCGTCGGCGAGAAGGTGTGTGTCAATTGCACAGCGTAATTGGAGGGTCGTATGAGCGGGTTATCACGGCCTCCTAGCGTGTCCATCGGCGAGTTCATGTTCGCATCGTCGATGTTGACCCGGCCAAAGATAGAAGTCCTGTTGCTGAAAGTATGATCCAGACGGAACATGCCACTGTCCTCGCGGTCGGTGTTTTGCCCCAGCGAGGTCCATTGGTCTGTCAGGGAATCGATATGCGTCTGGCCGACGGGCCAGGAATTGAGGAGAGGCGCGAGAACGGGCGAGGTTGTTGCGACCTGGTTCCGGTAAGCGAGGTTTGGCACGAAGCCGATTACAGTTGATTTTAAGTTTTGCCGAATCGCTTCATAATCCGCGAAGAAGAAAGTGCGGTTCTTCCTGATCGGCCCCCCCACGCTCCCGCCGAACTGGTTCAGGCGGAAGGGCGGGACGTCCGTATCGAAAGGCGACCGCGCGTCGAAAACATTGTTGCGCAGAAAATCGAACGCCGATCCGTGAAAACTGTTTGTTCCCGTGCTTGATACGACGCTGACGATGGCTCCGGCTGCACCGCCCTGGTCAGCCGTATAGACCGAGGAAGCCACGCGGAACTCCGAGATCGAATCCAGTGAAATGGCCAGGCGCACACCCACCTTCTGGCTTTGTTCCTGGACGCCGGTGGCATCGATGCCGTCGAACGTATAGTTGCTGTCATCAATTCCACGCCCGACGAACCGCAGGTCCCTCTGGCCCCCTGCTCCGAGGTTCACCGCGCCCGGAGCAAGCGTCATCAGGGTGGCCCAGTCGCGGCCGTTAATAGGGATATCCTGCACTTGTTGTGATTGGATGACGGTTGAAATTTCGGCGTCGTTCGAATCAAGCGCCTCAGACGTGCCCCGCACCTCGACCTTCGTTGTGGGTGCTCCCACCTTAAGCCCGACGTTTACGGTGCGGGTCTGGCCAACCGAAAGCTCGATCCCTGTTATCGTAAAGGTCTTGAACCCTTCGTCGGAGACCGTCAGAACGTACGTGCCTGTCGGGAGGCTGTTGATGCTGTAAATTCCACTGTTTCCGGTGGTCGTTTCTCTCTTGAAACCCGTCTCGGGAGCCACGACCGTTACTGTCGCAGTGGGAATGCGCGCGCCGCTCGGGTCGGTCACCGTCCCATTAAGGCTGGCCCGGTTGATTTGGGCGCCGAGGTTTGTTGTTAGACACATGAATACTATAGACACGATCACTTGAACCCAGAGATGAGGTTGCCTCTTCATGATCTCCTCCTCGTTTCCTTGCAGCCTGGCGGGCTTCTTACAGACTTTGCCGGCGCGCCCGGCACACTCCTTGTCGGATGAAATGAGATAAGAATGATCATCCTCCATGCATGGTTACGGAAGTGTTACAGGGTTATAAATTTTTCGTGAAGCAACTGCGGCTGTTTCTTCCACTAAGCGCAGGGAAGGTTTTGGTTCTGCAGTGCAAGGATGCGCTCCTGCGGATTGATCATCGACTCCGTGATGGCCGCGGCCGGTCCCAGGACGCGCATCCGATCCAAAGCTCGTAGCCACGGTCAGTGCTTTTCTGACCGTGGGTTCTTCGCAAGGGAAAGTAGCCACGGACAGGAAAGCGTTGTCCGTGGCTGCCAGACCGCGCGAATTTGCTTGACATGCACTGGCCTAGCATGGTAGCCTTCTCTCAATCCCTGAAAGCGCGGGTTTGATGGGACAAATGAGACGAATGGGACAAAAAAATTCGTTTTTTAAAAAACGAACCGGAGAGGTTGTTGAAAACAAAGGATCGGCCTCAAAAAACGAACCGGAACGAACCGGAAAACGAAGCGGGGAAGTTGTTGAAAACACGTTGCTGCGGAAAAAACGAACCGAAAACGAACCGGAACTTAAGGCCGCGATGTTATTGAAAATACAGGAAAGCTAAGAAACGAGCCGGAAACGAACCGGAGCAAAACCTGCTCAATTCATGTAGCCCTTCTTTCATCTCTCTCACGCTCCTTTGTGGCATCTGTTTTGGCCTTCGACGGCCCCTGGGCGAGAGTGGAATTCAGCGGTTGCGGTAACCTGTCCGTGTGTTAAACTACCTCCTTTAATTTTCGAAAAGCAGGTTCTATCAGGAGGCGTTGTGCGCAAGCGGCTGGGGATTTTCTTGTTTGTCTTTAGTCTGGCGGCAACGTGGGTTCCTACACGCGCGGCTGCTCCGCAGCAGGCAGGCAGGGCCGCGGCCATCCGCAAGCCGCGATTGATCATCATGCTGGTGATCGACCAGTTCCGTTACGACTATCTGCTGCGCTTCCGGCCTGAGTTTGTTCAGGGAGGTTTTAACCTGCTGCTGAGCGGCGCCAACTTTGTGAACTGCAGGTACGATTACGCCACCACGGCCACCTGCCCCGGCCACGCTGCGCTGGCAACGGGGGCTTACGCAAACCTGAACGGCATCATCGGCAACAGCTGGTGGGCGCCAGCCCTCGGCAAGGAAGTCTATTGCGTTGCCGATCCCGATGTTCAAGTGGTGGGTGCAGCGTCCGGCGAAGGCATGTCTCCCCGCAACCTGACCGCCAGCACTTTTGGCGATGAACTGAGGCTGGCTTCCGGCCTGAAGTCGCAGGTGGTGGCCATCTCCTGGAAAGACCGTGCGGCCATCATGTTGGGCGGCCACTTGCCGAGCGCCGTCTACTGGGCTGACCCATCGACCGCGCACTTTATCACCAGCACTTACTACACCAGCACGCTGCCCGGATGGGTGGCGCAATTCAACGCACAGGATCCGGCCAAAGAATATTGCGGCGAACCCTGGCGGGCGCTCCCGGAGACTCCTGACGTAGGCGGCAAAATGCTGCACGCCGCGGCAACCGGCCCCGGCGAGCCCTGCCCCAGCAGGAAGTTCTCTGAGCATCTGCCGTCCACGCCTTTCGCCAACCAGTTGGAACTTAACTTCGCCACGGCTGCCATTCAAAATGACCACCTCGGCCAAGGCCCGGCTACCGACCTGTTAGCTATCTCACTGAGCGCCAACGATTACATAGGGCACGGCTACGGACCTTACAGCCCGGAAGTTGCCGACGCTACTCTCCGAACCGATCGTTACCTTGCCGACTTCTTCAAGAAAGTTAACCAGCTTGTGGGGCTCGATAACGTTTGGATCACGCTTTCCGCTGACCACGGAGTGGCGCCGACGCCTGCATTTATCCTGGAGCACCATCTCGGACCGGGCCGGTTGGATCCAAAACCCGTCAAGGCAGCCGTCGAACAGGCGCTCGCGAAGGCCTTCGGGCCGGGCGACTGGCTTGCAAATCTTGGCGAGTTCTACATTGACCTGAACCATCCGGCCCTTGAAAGCCACAACATCAGCATCGCCCAAGCCGAGGAAGTGGCCGCCCATGCAGCCATGTCAGTTCCTACGATTCGCGCTGCGTTCACTCGCACGCAATTTCTCGATGGCGAACTGCCCCGCACACCACTTGCCCGCAAAGCCGCCAACAGCTATAACCCCACTCGTAGTGGTGACGTCTTCCTGATACCCCAACCCTATGCGGTCATTAACGGTAGTATGACGGGAACCAGCCACGGCACTCCCTGGAATTATGACGCCCAGGTGCCGCTGGTTTTCTGGGGACAAGAATTCAAACCAGGGAATTACACCATGCCCGCCCAGCCTATCGATCTGGCATCGACGCTGGCGGCAGCACTCGGCATGACGCAACCTTCCGACGCTCAGGGCCAGCCGCTTACAAACATCCTCAAATGAATAAGAGTCCAGCTAGACTTGTAATTGTCAGATTATCAGACCAACCGGCCGGTAGATATAATCAATAAATAGTCTTGACACCCCATTACGCCCCCCTTAGGCTGGGACTATCACATCCCCGTGAACAGAAAGATTGGGTTGAGCCAAGCGAGAGCCTGGTCGGCGGGGAACTGATTAGGAGGGGCAATTGAGAAATCTCGTTATGGGTTGTGCAGTGGCAGCCTTGGTGGCGCTTTCTGCTCGATCCGAAGCCAGGTCCCCGGAGTTAAGAATGTTGCAGGTAGGGACTCCATCTGCCGCAAAGGCCCAGTTTGGCTTGGCGAGCTGGTATGGCCAGGAATTCCATGGGCATCCCACTGCCAGCGGACAGTCATTCGATATGGAAGGCCTGACCTGCGCCCACCGCAAGCTTCCATTGGGCACCCTGGTTAAGGTCACCAACGTGTTGAATGCCCGGTGGCTAGTGCTTGAGGTAACGGATCGCGGCCCGTGGGTCGCCAACCGCGTGCTGGACGTTAGCAAGGGGGCTGCAAAACGCCTGGGGTTTATTGATGCAGGGCTGACGCCTGTTTGCATCCAGGTGGTGTCCTATCCCCAATCGAGTGGCGAGCTCATAAGCCAGGCCAATCCTCAGACCTCGATGTGGCAGACAAACTAATTGCCAACATTATTGTAAGTATCCTCTGATGATTCGAACCGGCCAGGCGTGCGCTCGTGGCATGACGCGTTGGCCGGAAAGGCCACGGCGGCCTTTCCTTCCTCATTGAAACTGAACAGGCCAGGCGGCAAAGCCGGAAAGTCAAGGGAAGGATCAGCTTAGGCGCAGGTTCCGGATGTAATCGTAGCTGATCTTGATGGCTTGGAACTCCGGCAGGTTGCAACGGTCCTGTTCGACAAAGATATGTTTGGCCCCGGCCTCGCGAACGTGGGCGAAGATCCGCTGCCAATCGATGCGTCCCCGGCCAACGGGGGCAAAGGGGTTCGGCCCGCTTTCCCCGGGATCTTTTTGCGGACTGACCTTGACGCCCTTGCGCAGGTCTTTGATGTGCAGCAGGGGAAAGCGCCCGGGATAGAGTCGCCAGTAGTGGAGCGGGTCAGCCCCGGCATAGGTGACCCAGAAGATATCCATCTCCATTTTCAGAAGGTCAGGACTACAATTCTTGAGCATGATGTCGTAGCCGGTGGTGCCGCCAACTTTGGCGAATTCATGGAAATGGGCATGGTAGCAGAATTGGATGCCAGCCTGCGTTGATACCTCACCGCATTTGTTAAAGAAATCGGCGCGGCGCCTCCAGGCTGCGGCGTCCAGAACAGGGTTGTCGCCGATCACAATGTATTGGAGGCCGTATTCGTGGGCCTGGCCGACAGATTTCTTCCAGTCATCGAGGTTTTTGGGAGCATCGAAGTAGCCGCTGGGCGCAGTCAGGCCCGCGGCGCGCAGGTCCTCTTTCAGAGTGGCGGGCTTCGTTCCGGGGCCGATCTCAACCTCCCGGTAACCGGCCGCGGCAACCTTCTTCAAAGTCCCAGCGGGGTCCGTGGCGAAGCGGTCGCGTACCGTATAAAGCTCAAGCCCAACTGGACCTGGCCAGGCCGGTCTGCCTGCTGCCCAGGCGTCGCGAACGGGTTTTGCCGCACCGGCCGCTGCTCCACCAAGCACTCCAAGAAAATTGCGTCGCGTCAACATGTTCCTACCTCCAAGTATGTGGCCGTCATTTAATAACAGGCGTAATCCTGTGTCAACTGTTACCGGTTCTCTTGAGTTTTTTTCGGATTCTGAATTACGATGAAAGGTTGTGCGATCGGCGATTTACCGTTTTGTGTACCTGTAGTCACCATTACGAGCAAGGGAGATCACGTTCCATGTCAGAAGCACTGAGGCTCGGGGAGAAAGTTCCTGAATTTGACCTGACTACCTTCGACCCAGCCACCAACAAATTCGGCAATTTTAAGCTTGTCACCCAGATTAACCGGAAGCGATGGACGGTGTTGTTTTTCTATCCCGCCGATTTTACTTTTGTTTGAGCCACCGAATTTGCTGCTCTGGCAGAGCAGCATGACCGGTTCGTGAAGATGGGCTGCGACATTATTACGGTCAGCACGGATACGCAGTTTGTCCATCTGGCGTGGCGCAAAAGCGAGAAAGAACTGGCAAACGTCCGCTATCCGATGGCGGCTGATCCCACTGGCAAGGTCTCGCGGCTGTTCGGTGTTTACGATGAAAACACCGGGCTTGCCCTACGGGGAACGTTTATTATCAGCCCGGAAGGCATCCTCACGAACTCCGAAGTGAATTTTTACAACCTGGGGCGCAACATTGACGAGTTAATGCGGAAATTCAAGGCCAACATCTATATGTCTCGGAAAACATCGGAAGTCTGCCCGTCTAAATGGAAGGACGATGGAGACAAGACTCTCGTTCCTTCTGAGAATCTGGTTGGCGCTGTCCACGAAGCATTGCGCGATTAGCATGACGGTTTTGGCCTCCTGGATTTCCGCTGGCACGGCGACCATCAAGGCTTCACCGAAGTCCATTTTGCGCTTCTCTATTATGTAGCTCGCGGGTAGCAATCGCAGAAAGTAGATGAGGGCTGCTGGAAGCAGTGTGCACAGGCGGGCTGAAATTCCGGGTGCTGTTCCGTGGAGCGTCTTTCACAAGCCAGGATTGGTCCGTGTAATATTTCGTGGGGTTCGAATGCTTTGCATACGCCCGGCGGAGACCAAAGACATTCCGCTGATTATCCAGTTCATCAGCGAACTGGCTGAATATGAAAAGGAGCCGGACCAGGCCGTAGCCACGGAGCAGGACATCCGGCGTGACGGCTTCTCCGCCAATCCGAAATTTCGCGTCGTCATTGCCGAATGGAGCGGCGATCCGGCCGGCTTCGCACTCTTCTATTATAACTATTCCACATGGATGGGCCGTCCCGGGCTTTACCTTGAAGACCTGTTTGTGCGACCGAAATTCCGCGACAAGGGAATCGGCAAAGCTCTGCTAGTGCATCTGGCGAAGATAGCAGTCGTAGAAGGCTGTGGGCGGTTCGAATGGCAGGTGCTCAACTGGAACATTCCGGCGCTTGAGTTTTACAGGGCGCTCGGGGCATGTGTGATGGAGGAATGGTCTACCATGCGTATTACCGGCGAACCGCTGAAGAAACTGGCTTCACTGAGCAAATTATAAGAAAGCCGGATGCCGTGCACGCAATAGGAATTCTTACCGCGCAACGGATCCTCAAAGCCCGCACCTTAGCGGACGCGGGAGTCACATCGGAACAGTCAACCCGGCAAAAGGTTCGTGAATAAAAGTCTTTCCCTCTGCGCCGGTTTCTGTCAAACTTGCCCGTTATCTAAGTTGTGTCGGCGCGCTTTTTAGAATTTCGCGAGGAGGGCAGGTGTTCTATGTCTAGAGATTCAATCACACGTCGTGATTTCATGCGAGTGGGAGCGGGAGCGGCCGCAGCCGGTTCGGCTGCCAAGGTGATGTTGCTGGAACCGGCGCGCGCGATGGCGTCGCCCCGGCCCATACCGCCCTCGGACAGGCTTCGGTTTGCTTCTATAGGAACAGGAGTGCGGGGATGCGAGGATTTATCAACCGCGCTCCGTGCACCCGGAGTGGAAATGGTGGCCGTCTCTGACCTCTATGACGGGCGATTGATCGCTGCCCAGGAGCACGCCGGTAAGAAGTTGGACACCACCAAAGACTACCGCAGAATCCTGGACCGCAAGGACATTGATTTTGTGATTGTGGCCACCATGGACCACTGGCACTCAAAGATCGTCGAAGACGCCTGTGCTGCCGGCAAGGACGTTTATTGTGAAAAGCCGATGACGCACAAAGTTCCGGAAGGCTTCCGGATCATTGAGGCAGCCCAGAAATACGGACGAATGGTGCAGGTAGGCAGCCAGCGGCGGAGCAACGTGGTTTTTGCCAAGGGGCGGGAGATCGTTGAGAGTGGGGCGCTGGGGCAGATAACCGCCGTGGAGGGCTGGATCGACCGCAATGATCCGAGCGGCGCCTGGGTCTATCCGATTCCGCCGGACGCCAACGAGCGGACCATTGACTGGGAGCGATTCCTTGGCGACGCCCCCAGGCGGTCCTTCGACGCCAAGAGGTTTTTCCGCTGGCGCGGATACTCAGATTATGGCGAAGGCTTGCCCGGTGATTTGTATGTCCACATCCTGACCGGGATTTACACCGTGATGGGGTTCGAGGCGCCGCCTCAAAGGGCCGCTGCCGGCGGCGGTCTTTATCACTATAAAGACGGCCGCGACGAGCCCGACATGATCTGGACGCTTTATACGTTTCCGGGAACGACTGTTTCCGTCCGTTGCAACCTGAATAATGATTCGCAGGGTGGAGACACACGAATTTATGGCACCAAGGGTACGCTGATGTTTAACGGTGAAGAATCGGTGACTTTTGTCCCTCAGGATACGCGTCCTCAGCCGGAAAGGTATTCCGTTGATGGATGGCCGAAAAAGATGCGCGAGGAGTACTGGGCGCACTGGAAAGAGGAGCATCCCGCGCCGCCGTTGAATTCGTTGACTGCTGTTGAACAATCGCAGACCTTCCGCGTGCCTGATGGTTACGATGAGGACCTGGTACACATGGAGAATTTCCTCAACGCAGTCAGGACGCGAAAGCCCAACGATGAGGGACCCGTCTTCGGCAACTGGACAGCCATTTCGTGCCACATGGCGAACCATTCCTATTTCAACAAGGCTGAGGCTATCTGGGACGAGAAGGCCAAAACGATCCGGACGTAGGACGGAAGGTCAAGAGTCAGTGCGGCCATGCCCGGGCCGTGGGCTGACTGTGCTGTGACCGCTTAATCCGGTTTCGCTGCCGGTCTTCCGGCACGCAGACAGATCATCACAATCTGGATTACACAAAGGGGAGGTGCCTCGACATGGGGAACGATGGGATATCGCGGCGCGATTTTATGCGGAGAACTTCCACTGCGGCCGGCGCGGCGCTGGTCGGAAAGTCTGTTCTGCTCGAAGCCGAAAATCTTGCCGCATCGCCCACGCCTGTGCCGCCCAGCGACACGGTGCGTTTCGGCATGGTCGGCATCGGCATGCAGGGCTCGGGCTTGCTGGGAACTTCCATCAGGCTTCCCGGCGTTGAATGCGTGGCGGCCTGCGATCTATACGACGGACGGCACACTCTTGCTAATTCGATCATCCGAAGGGAAACCGGCAAGACGGTTTTTGCGACCCGGCATTACAAGGAGTTGCTGGATAACAAGGACATTGACTGCATCGTTGCGGCGGTTCCCGACCATTGGCACGAGCGCATCATCGTGGATGCCTGCAACGCGGGGAAGGACATTTATTGCGAAAAGCCTATGACGCACGAAGTCAAAGAAGGCTATTCAATCATCGAGGCGGCCACCAGCCACAATCGCATCGTGCAGATCGGCAGCCAGCGGCGCAGCTCCATTATCTATGCCAAAGCCAAGGAACTCATCGACTCAGGGGCCATTGGCGATGTCCGTCTGGTTGAAGACACGAGCGGCAGAAACACGCCATGCGGCGCGTGGGTGTATCCGCCGCCGCCGGACCTTTCCCCCGGGAATCTGGATTGGGAAACCTGGCAGGGCTCGGCCTCCAGGCATCCCTTTTCCCCCATCCGCTTCGCCCGGTGGCGGGCATTTCGAGAGTACGGAGAGGGCATTCCCGGAGACCTTTACGTGCACCTGCTCACGGGAATCCACTACATCATGAGCGTGACGGCTCCTCCCGATCGCGCCTACTCCACTGGCGGCCTTTTTCAATGGAAGGACGATGGGCGCGACTACCCTGACCAGATGTCGACGATTTATGAATACCCCAGCTTCCGTTGCATGATCCGCGTGACGCTGGATAATGAAGAAGATGAGGTCGTCCGTGTCCTGGGCACCCGCGGAACCATTGAAATTCAGGGACGCGGACTTACTGTGTCATCACAGGACGGGAAGGACCATTCTCCGTGCTACTACGCCTCCAGCTACCCTCCCGAGTTGCATGCCGAATATGTGAAAGAGTGGGAAGCCCAGCATAGAACAGCGCCAGGGACGGCCCAGCCGATTGAGGGCACCAGCTTCCATACGCCTCCTGGCTACAATGAAGATGCCCGGCACCTTTGGAATTTCTTCCAGTCGGTCAAGACGCGGCGGCCGTCGGTGGAAGATCCGGTTTTCGGTAACAATACCGCGATCGGATGCCACCTGGCGAATTACTCCTACTTCCATAAAACATTGGCGGTGTGGGACACAGCTGCCAGGACGATCAAAGGATCGTGAGCAGCTCATATCGACGCGGTATGGGCAGGTTCTTTTTCCAGCGGCATGCCTGCGGGCGACCTTCGCATCATGGGCGCATAAGCCCGGCGACGCATTGACGAAGCCTGGTCAGTCGATATTTCCGTGTCGAGGTGGAGCAAAACCTCCCCCCGGAAATCACGCTTTTACCATGGGCTCTACGAGTTGGAAAGATGCCCCAGGAACCTATAATCCGGCAACTGCTGGCAGGCATCGCGCAGCACGAAGAGTCGGCGTTGGCTGACCTTTACGACCTGGCTTCGCCTGGTCTCTATGGGCTGATCACTGAAATTATCTCTGACCGCGAGGCCGCGCTGGAGATCCTTAAGGATGTTTTCGCTCGCCTGTGGCGGGACGCAAAGCGGATCCAGGCGGCCGGAGGTAGTGTGAGGGTCTGGCTTGCCCTGGAGGCCCGCGCCAGAGCTGTTGACTGGCAGCGCTCGCAAGCAGGCTTGCGAACCACGGCCCATTCCCGCCTGCAGTCACTGACGAAGCTGAATTCCTGGATGCCCCGGCCTTTTGACATTGAGCAGGTTGAAAAACGGCGGCATCTTCTGGAGAAGCTGGTTCGCCGCCTTCCCAGACCTCAAAGCGAGCTGCTGACTCTTGCGATTGTGAAGGGATTTACTGAAACAGAGATCGCCAGGCAGGTCGAGCAGCCTCCGGGTCGGATTGAGCACGAGTTGCGGGCCGGACTGCGCTTTTTGCGGCACCGTCTGCGTGCTGTGATGGGAACATGGAATGCCAATATCTAGATGACGTTTATGAGCTGTTCCTGCTGGGATTGCTAAAGCCGAAGGAGGCAGCGGCGGTGAAGGAGCACGTCGAGCGTGGCTGTCCGTATTGCCTGGACCATCTCCGGGAGGCCGCTCAGTCCGTCTACTTCCTCCTCTCCGGCTCAAAAAGCCATAAGCCTCCGCAGCAGGCAAAGTCCGAGATTCTGCGCAGCCTGCACCATGAATGAGGTGGACTTCTGCTCCGCCCATGAATGCCATGGGAAAATCAGATCAGCAGGTGGGCGAAGGCGGGGACAGTCCCCAACTTGAAAATTCCTGAGCAAGCCCCCGTGGCCCTCCAAGATCTGCGGAAGGAATCACAAATAGTGAACTGGCGGCCGAATTCAGACGGCTGCAGGGCGAACAATGTCAGAACCGGGGCACAAAGCGGGCCTGAGGCGCGACCTCGGATTCCTCCAGGCCACCTCTCTTGCAATTACGGACATGGTGGGCATTGGCCCGTTCATCACCATTCCGCTTTTTCTGGCGACGATGGGCGGCCCGCAGGCCATGCTGGGATGGATGGTCGGGGCGGGACTGGCTTTCTGCGACGGCTTGGTATGGGCTGAACTGGGTGCCGCCATGCCCAGAGCCGGAGGAAGTTACCACTATTTGCGCGAAGCGTTCGGCCCTTCTGGAGCAGGCCGCTGGCTCTCCTTCCTTGTCGTCTGGCAAATCATGTTTTCCGCGCCGCTTTCGGTTGCAAGCGGCAGCATCGGTTTTGCCAACTATTTTCATTACCTTGCTCCGGGAATGACGCCATGGGAAGTCCGCATCTTTGCATCCACCATTCCCCTGTTTTTAATCATCCTGCTCTACCGGCGGATCCGCGTGGTCGGAAACCTTTCCGTGGTGATGCTGGGCGGCGTGCTGGTCGGGTGTTTCTGGGTCATCCTCTCCGGGCTGCCCCATCTGAGCGCATCGCGCATTTTTGATTTTCCGCCCGGCGCCTTCCACTTGAACGTGCTTTTCTGGGCGGGCCTTGGCCACGCCACGCTCTACGCGCTTTACGACTATTTCGGCTACTACAATGTCTGTTACCTGGCTGAGGAGATTCGCGAGCCGGGGCGCATTATCCCATTGGCCATACTATTTTCCATTGCGGTTGTAGCCATCCTTTATATTCTGATGAACACCTCGATTCTCAGCGTGATTCCGTGGCGCGAGGCGCAGCACAGCCACTTTATCGCTTCCGAATATATCCAGAAGCTCCAGGGCCGTTTTGCAGGCCAGTTGATGACCCTGCTGATGCTCTGGATTGCCTTCGCATCCGCTTTCTCGTTGTTGCTGGGCTATTCGCGCATTCCTTATGCCGCCGCGGCCGATGGAAACTTCTTCAAGATATTTGCCGGGCTGCATCCCAAGTACGATATCCCGCATGTGTCGCTGGTGACGCTGGGAGTGATTGCCTCGGGCTTCAGCCTGCTGCGGCTGCCGGAAGTGATTGTCAGCCTGGTGGCCACGCGCGTGCTTCTGCAGTATTTGCCGCAGGCGGTCGGCTTTTTTATCCTGCGCTTCAAGCGGCCGGATATGGAGCGCCCATTTAAGATGTGGCTCTATCCCATCCCGGGCGTTATTTCTCTGTTTGGATGGCTTTATATCCTCTCAACTTCAGCGCAGGGAGCGTTGCTGTTCGCCCTGGTGGTGTTTGTGCTTGGGACTGCAGCTTATCTGTTCCGCGCTCGTACCAAGGGTGAATGGCCGTTTCTTAAGGCAGGCAGCATGAAGAGTGCAGGAGGATTGTGACGAAAGGTAGCTTTTGCAGTTACGACTCGCCTCGCCGTGCCACTACAAACATGCCTTCGTTGTGGGTAAACTCGATGTCATCACCTTGGATCTGTGGTGAAAAACCCGCCTTATCGCCTGACGCGGATTTCTCAATTAGTCTGCGGGCCTCCACGTATCGCTTGTCCCTCGGCTGATGGCCCGCGCGCAGCATCCATTGGTTGAACGAACGCCGGTGGCGCCTGAAGGATTGGGATAGTATCTCGAGGCCGAAGTCATCAAACATCCTTAAGAAGGTGGTCAATCTCAGCGACCGCGTGTGTGAGGGATCTCGAACCACTTCAATCCGGTTGTGCAGTTCGAACTTTTCGTCGCTTTCGGGTCCCAGTGTGTCATCTACAAACAGGCGGCCGTCCCGCTTTGTTACTCGCAGCATCTCCTGCAGAACAAGTTCGGGCTTGGGAATGTGGTGGAAGGCGTACTGGCAGCTCACCAGGTCGAAGGTGGCCTCGGCATAGGGAATCGCCTCCCCTTCTGCGCAAATAAAAGCCGCGTTATCGGCCTGCTTTTCAGCCTGGAACTGGCGAGAGTGGCGCAGCATCTCAGGTGTCAGGTCCATTCCGAATGCATACCGAAGCCCAGGCGCTACAGCCACAACTAGACCGCCTGGCCCGCAGGCCACATCAAGGAACAGCATTTCGGGCTGCGGCTTTAGAAAACGCACTTTTTCGGCGATTGCTTCGGGTGAATCGCGTACTGCAAACTTTGAGAAAGCTTCTGCTGTGTTTGTAAATTGCTTCTGAACCGTTGCTTGATGTTTCTTTGACATAGTCTTTCTTCAGATCCCCCGATGATCTCTATTCCTTTTCTGAATGTAATAGAATGCCCTTTCTTTGGGAAGTACTAACGCGAATCGCTGATGAAAACAGCAAATTATTCGCCTCGGATCGGAGGGCGTGAAGGCTTCATTTGAATTTAACGGTTTCTTTTTCCTGCCCGAAAATGTAATCCTTGAAACAGATTACATTTGGCAGAGGGAGGCTTCAAATGCCACTTGGAAGTGAGGAGTTGAAATCGGCGCTGCAGGGAATTGTCGGGTTTGGAGTGACGCCGTTCCGTGAAAACCTGAGTGTTGACTTCGACGCCTTGCGGCAGAATGCGGCATACCTGGCGGAACACTGCGAGGTGGTGGTCCCTCTG
Protein-coding regions in this window:
- a CDS encoding Gfo/Idh/MocA family oxidoreductase, with the protein product MGNDGISRRDFMRRTSTAAGAALVGKSVLLEAENLAASPTPVPPSDTVRFGMVGIGMQGSGLLGTSIRLPGVECVAACDLYDGRHTLANSIIRRETGKTVFATRHYKELLDNKDIDCIVAAVPDHWHERIIVDACNAGKDIYCEKPMTHEVKEGYSIIEAATSHNRIVQIGSQRRSSIIYAKAKELIDSGAIGDVRLVEDTSGRNTPCGAWVYPPPPDLSPGNLDWETWQGSASRHPFSPIRFARWRAFREYGEGIPGDLYVHLLTGIHYIMSVTAPPDRAYSTGGLFQWKDDGRDYPDQMSTIYEYPSFRCMIRVTLDNEEDEVVRVLGTRGTIEIQGRGLTVSSQDGKDHSPCYYASSYPPELHAEYVKEWEAQHRTAPGTAQPIEGTSFHTPPGYNEDARHLWNFFQSVKTRRPSVEDPVFGNNTAIGCHLANYSYFHKTLAVWDTAARTIKGS
- a CDS encoding class I SAM-dependent methyltransferase; translation: MSKKHQATVQKQFTNTAEAFSKFAVRDSPEAIAEKVRFLKPQPEMLFLDVACGPGGLVVAVAPGLRYAFGMDLTPEMLRHSRQFQAEKQADNAAFICAEGEAIPYAEATFDLVSCQYAFHHIPKPELVLQEMLRVTKRDGRLFVDDTLGPESDEKFELHNRIEVVRDPSHTRSLRLTTFLRMFDDFGLEILSQSFRRHRRSFNQWMLRAGHQPRDKRYVEARRLIEKSASGDKAGFSPQIQGDDIEFTHNEGMFVVARRGES
- a CDS encoding sigma-70 family RNA polymerase sigma factor; the protein is MPQEPIIRQLLAGIAQHEESALADLYDLASPGLYGLITEIISDREAALEILKDVFARLWRDAKRIQAAGGSVRVWLALEARARAVDWQRSQAGLRTTAHSRLQSLTKLNSWMPRPFDIEQVEKRRHLLEKLVRRLPRPQSELLTLAIVKGFTETEIARQVEQPPGRIEHELRAGLRFLRHRLRAVMGTWNANI
- a CDS encoding amino acid permease — protein: MSEPGHKAGLRRDLGFLQATSLAITDMVGIGPFITIPLFLATMGGPQAMLGWMVGAGLAFCDGLVWAELGAAMPRAGGSYHYLREAFGPSGAGRWLSFLVVWQIMFSAPLSVASGSIGFANYFHYLAPGMTPWEVRIFASTIPLFLIILLYRRIRVVGNLSVVMLGGVLVGCFWVILSGLPHLSASRIFDFPPGAFHLNVLFWAGLGHATLYALYDYFGYYNVCYLAEEIREPGRIIPLAILFSIAVVAILYILMNTSILSVIPWREAQHSHFIASEYIQKLQGRFAGQLMTLLMLWIAFASAFSLLLGYSRIPYAAAADGNFFKIFAGLHPKYDIPHVSLVTLGVIASGFSLLRLPEVIVSLVATRVLLQYLPQAVGFFILRFKRPDMERPFKMWLYPIPGVISLFGWLYILSTSAQGALLFALVVFVLGTAAYLFRARTKGEWPFLKAGSMKSAGGL